In Microbacterium binotii, one DNA window encodes the following:
- a CDS encoding ABC transporter substrate-binding protein yields MNRTAPLAGIGVLAVAGLALAGCSGSTTPSDGGAVTITYTNFISAGGNEDNLQKIVDAFEAENTGITVEVTTLPYADYFTALQTDLAGGTSSDVFDIEFANYAAYQQSGVLAPLEGVDTSAYQTSLADAYATDGTQYALPSSFSNVVLFYNTDLFDAAGLEYPTSDWTWADEKAAAEKLTDTAAGVWGDYQPISYHEFYKAVAQAGGEFLTADGKLGFNSPEGIAAAEWLVGKSGTTMPTAEQGAGTPDFDSGLFAGGKLAMWHSGIWMFGTLADASIGWDIAVEPGDTQHASALFSNAVAVSAGTKNKEAATKFAEFLTSSKTTVDTRLEAGWELPPIADETALSAYLDITPPTNRQAVFDSLEEVALAPSIGDGQAEMQDIVTEELTEAAAGRKTVEQALSDAESRITPLLG; encoded by the coding sequence ATGAACCGCACAGCACCCCTCGCCGGGATCGGCGTCCTCGCCGTCGCCGGCCTCGCCCTGGCCGGATGCTCCGGCTCGACGACGCCGTCGGACGGCGGAGCCGTGACCATCACGTACACCAACTTCATCTCGGCCGGTGGCAACGAAGACAACCTGCAGAAGATCGTCGACGCGTTCGAGGCGGAGAACACCGGTATCACGGTCGAGGTCACGACGCTGCCCTATGCCGACTACTTCACGGCGCTGCAGACCGATCTCGCGGGCGGGACGTCGTCGGACGTGTTCGACATCGAGTTCGCGAACTACGCCGCCTACCAGCAGAGCGGGGTCCTCGCGCCGCTCGAGGGCGTCGACACGAGCGCCTACCAGACCTCGCTCGCCGACGCGTACGCCACCGACGGCACGCAGTACGCGCTGCCCAGCTCGTTCTCCAACGTCGTGCTGTTCTACAACACCGACCTCTTCGATGCGGCCGGCCTGGAATACCCGACGTCGGACTGGACGTGGGCGGATGAGAAGGCCGCGGCGGAGAAGCTCACCGACACCGCCGCCGGGGTGTGGGGCGACTACCAGCCCATCTCGTACCACGAGTTCTACAAGGCGGTCGCTCAGGCGGGCGGGGAGTTCCTGACCGCCGACGGCAAGCTCGGATTCAACAGCCCCGAGGGGATCGCGGCAGCCGAGTGGCTCGTCGGCAAGAGCGGCACGACGATGCCGACCGCCGAGCAGGGCGCAGGCACCCCCGACTTCGACAGCGGCCTGTTCGCCGGCGGCAAGCTCGCGATGTGGCACAGCGGCATCTGGATGTTCGGCACACTCGCCGACGCCTCGATCGGCTGGGACATCGCCGTCGAGCCCGGCGACACGCAGCACGCGAGCGCGCTGTTCTCCAACGCCGTCGCCGTCTCGGCCGGCACGAAGAACAAGGAAGCGGCGACGAAGTTCGCCGAGTTCCTGACGAGTTCGAAGACCACGGTCGACACGCGCCTGGAGGCCGGATGGGAGCTCCCGCCGATCGCCGACGAGACGGCCCTGTCGGCCTACCTCGACATCACGCCGCCGACCAACCGACAGGCCGTGTTCGACTCGCTCGAAGAGGTCGCCCTCGCGCCCTCGATCGGCGACGGCCAGGCGGAGATGCAGGACATCGTCACCGAGGAGCTGACCGAGGCGGCCGCAGGCCGCAAGACGGTCGAGCAGGCGCTCTCCGACGCCGAGAGCCGCATCACGCCGCTGCTCGGCTGA
- a CDS encoding carbohydrate ABC transporter permease, with translation MRERTKRGLLTAVLILGALVMFFPFLWTLSTSFSPGAGLDATPKLIPDEPSFSAYQTLFAELPFARIIANSIGLAVVTAVLQLVTSALAAYAFSRLPFRGRGVVFALYLATMMIPIQVLIVPLFVQMRDLGLVDTYLGVLLPGVASAFGVFLLRQAMNGVPRELDEAATLDGAGHFRIFGTVVLPLVGPTLATLAVFSFMNSWNSFLWPLIILRSAELKTLPLSLAGLQGQYTTQWDVMMAGSVVSILPMLAIYLFAQRYVIQGVASSGIK, from the coding sequence ATGCGTGAGAGAACCAAACGCGGTCTGCTCACGGCGGTGCTGATCCTCGGCGCGCTCGTGATGTTCTTCCCGTTCCTGTGGACGCTGTCCACATCGTTCTCGCCGGGAGCGGGACTGGATGCGACGCCGAAGCTCATTCCGGACGAGCCGTCGTTCTCGGCGTACCAGACGCTGTTCGCCGAGCTGCCGTTCGCCCGGATCATCGCGAACTCGATCGGACTCGCCGTCGTCACGGCCGTGCTGCAGCTGGTGACGAGCGCGCTCGCCGCCTACGCGTTCAGCCGTCTGCCCTTCCGAGGACGCGGCGTCGTGTTCGCGCTGTACCTGGCGACCATGATGATCCCGATCCAAGTGCTGATCGTGCCGCTGTTCGTGCAGATGCGGGACCTCGGGCTCGTCGACACCTACCTCGGCGTGCTGCTGCCCGGCGTGGCGAGCGCGTTCGGCGTCTTCCTCCTGCGTCAGGCGATGAACGGCGTGCCGCGCGAGCTCGACGAGGCGGCGACGCTGGACGGTGCGGGGCACTTCCGGATCTTCGGCACCGTTGTCCTCCCGCTGGTGGGCCCCACCCTCGCCACGCTCGCGGTGTTCTCCTTCATGAACAGCTGGAACAGCTTCCTGTGGCCGCTCATCATCCTGCGCTCGGCCGAGCTGAAGACCCTGCCGCTCTCGCTCGCCGGGCTGCAGGGCCAGTACACCACCCAGTGGGACGTGATGATGGCCGGTTCCGTCGTCAGCATCCTCCCCATGCTCGCCATCTATCTGTTCGCTCAGCGCTACGTCATCCAGGGCGTCGCGTCCAGCGGCATCAAGTGA
- a CDS encoding carbohydrate ABC transporter permease, with translation MTLTFRPVPATEGREAIEAPPVRRRRGRVRYALVVLAFLLPSAVPLVMFTIYPMFGALWTSLHEWNLLAPMKWVGFDNYVHLAQDPATQRAFFNTLYYLVGYLPLVYIGGLALALALNVRLRGRNILRGVYFLPVVTSWIVVALVWRWLLNPSVGIVNAALAVFGIDGPGWWTDPAWSMPSIILASAWKDLGFVMIILLAGLQAIPTEMYEAAKVDGAGPWRRLFNVTLPLLSPSTFFVVVISLINGFQVFDQVYAMTGGGPAGSSTVVVQQIYDLTFRYGAAGEASALSWMLFILVLGVTVVQIVGQKRWVTYA, from the coding sequence ATGACCCTGACCTTCCGGCCCGTCCCCGCCACGGAGGGGCGAGAGGCGATCGAGGCTCCGCCCGTGCGCCGCCGCCGAGGGCGCGTGCGCTACGCGCTCGTCGTCCTCGCGTTCCTGTTGCCCAGCGCCGTTCCGCTCGTGATGTTCACGATCTATCCGATGTTCGGGGCGTTGTGGACGAGCCTGCACGAGTGGAACCTGCTCGCCCCGATGAAGTGGGTCGGGTTCGACAACTACGTGCACCTCGCCCAGGATCCGGCCACGCAGCGCGCGTTCTTCAACACGCTCTACTACCTCGTCGGCTACCTGCCGCTGGTCTACATCGGCGGACTGGCGCTCGCCCTCGCGCTCAACGTGCGCCTGCGCGGTCGAAACATCCTGCGCGGCGTGTACTTCCTGCCGGTCGTGACGAGCTGGATCGTCGTCGCGCTCGTCTGGCGCTGGCTGCTCAACCCCTCGGTCGGCATCGTCAACGCCGCGCTCGCGGTGTTCGGGATCGACGGCCCCGGGTGGTGGACGGATCCGGCGTGGTCGATGCCCTCGATCATCCTCGCGTCGGCGTGGAAGGACCTGGGCTTCGTGATGATCATCCTGCTCGCCGGTCTCCAGGCCATCCCGACCGAGATGTACGAGGCGGCCAAGGTGGACGGCGCGGGCCCGTGGCGGCGCCTGTTCAACGTGACGCTGCCGCTCCTGTCGCCCTCGACGTTCTTCGTCGTCGTGATCTCGCTCATCAACGGGTTCCAGGTGTTCGACCAGGTGTACGCGATGACCGGCGGCGGTCCGGCGGGATCCAGCACCGTCGTCGTGCAGCAGATCTACGACCTGACCTTCCGGTACGGGGCCGCGGGCGAAGCATCCGCGCTGTCGTGGATGCTGTTCATCCTCGTGCTCGGCGTCACCGTCGTGCAGATCGTCGGGCAGAAGAGGTGGGTGACCTATGCGTGA
- a CDS encoding ROK family transcriptional regulator → MPSSSARADVTRSAVLAFIGGSGPTSRADLARELGVSPALITQHTRQLIADGLLVELDHSPSSGGRPARLLGLVTDAGRAIGVKVVADHITVVEVGIDGTVVRSATEPFDAAAGTAITRLGEKLRAFIGGGDGAPLLGIGVGVPGNVDEQAVGTVDSTQLGWQRVPLGEALRRELDLPVLVENNVNALAIAEALHGQARGHENVLVLTIGTGVGAGLVTDGRVLRGRSGGAGEIGHVPVEEDGPLCQCGGHGCLEALVGQAALVRRARDEALIGPDAGIAALRSLADAGDPGAQKLFSHAGHLLGRVLAGVVNVVDPEIVILLGEGVESWRHWSFGFEPAFRAGLIPRNRAVPVAVETWQDDRWAQGAASLVLSTPFDDQGRSGEQGRLVRERLAVARATETGESGQPT, encoded by the coding sequence TTGCCGTCATCCTCTGCCCGCGCCGACGTCACTCGCTCGGCAGTGCTCGCCTTCATCGGCGGCAGCGGTCCCACCTCCCGCGCCGACCTCGCGCGCGAACTCGGCGTCTCGCCCGCGCTCATCACGCAGCACACACGTCAGCTGATCGCCGACGGACTGCTCGTCGAGCTCGACCACAGTCCGTCCAGCGGAGGTCGCCCCGCCCGCCTGCTCGGCCTGGTGACCGACGCGGGACGCGCGATCGGCGTCAAGGTCGTCGCGGACCACATCACGGTCGTCGAGGTCGGGATCGACGGAACCGTCGTGCGCTCGGCCACCGAGCCGTTCGACGCGGCCGCCGGGACGGCGATCACACGGCTGGGTGAGAAGCTCCGCGCCTTCATCGGCGGCGGAGACGGCGCGCCGTTGCTCGGTATCGGCGTCGGCGTGCCCGGCAACGTCGACGAGCAGGCCGTGGGGACGGTCGACTCCACACAGCTCGGGTGGCAGCGCGTCCCGCTCGGCGAGGCGCTGCGCCGCGAGCTCGATCTGCCGGTCCTGGTGGAGAACAACGTCAATGCGCTCGCGATCGCCGAGGCGCTGCACGGCCAGGCGCGCGGGCACGAGAACGTGCTCGTCCTCACGATCGGCACCGGTGTCGGCGCGGGACTCGTCACCGACGGTCGGGTGCTGCGCGGGCGCAGCGGGGGAGCGGGCGAGATCGGCCACGTCCCGGTCGAGGAAGACGGCCCCCTCTGCCAGTGCGGTGGACACGGATGTCTGGAAGCCCTTGTGGGCCAGGCGGCGCTCGTGCGTCGCGCGCGCGACGAGGCGCTGATCGGTCCGGATGCCGGCATCGCCGCGCTGCGCTCCCTCGCGGATGCGGGCGATCCCGGGGCTCAAAAGCTCTTCTCGCACGCCGGCCACCTGCTCGGACGCGTGCTGGCCGGCGTCGTGAACGTCGTCGACCCCGAGATCGTGATCCTCCTCGGCGAAGGCGTGGAGTCGTGGCGGCACTGGTCGTTCGGATTCGAGCCGGCGTTCCGCGCGGGTCTGATCCCGCGCAACCGTGCGGTGCCGGTGGCCGTCGAGACCTGGCAGGACGACCGCTGGGCCCAGGGCGCGGCGTCACTCGTGCTGTCCACGCCGTTCGATGACCAGGGTCGCTCCGGTGAGCAGGGCCGGCTCGTTCGAGAGCGTCTCGCGGTCGCCCGGGCGACCGAGACGGGCGAAAGCGGTCAGCCGACATGA
- a CDS encoding TIM-barrel domain-containing protein has protein sequence MSDAARTMRLHATLRTALHAAPRRAIVLATGLVAALVIALLTAAPAHANTLNGVWHDPYGDDELYASQPTERSPRDPMAGESVTVRATTWPIASGQSVWVTWSVNGVAQTPRGASYDYNSGNNTYWKVDLGSFSRGDDVQYTVHADVNGGGQRDVGPFTFATTSWSTVTDVTDVIDNGTSVDIVTGDSAGDFTPKVRFAFPRPDGYDVQIAPTGSGLSLSGPTGYTVTDGASQVTIATSELVLKIDKSPYRLSVYKGDGTTLITRQYDPAQFRNIGWASDGSSTVTKIEDHYLTPAGERFEGFGERYDRLDHRGTDVHNYVYNQYQDQGATRRTYYSVPFFAKSAGYGVHIPSTRYAIFNLATHRSDMAGFTVDTGGALDSTLTYQFFAGDQTAILDDYTAVTGRPLLPPKWAFGLWASANEWNTQAEVDAWLDQVDTSRIPHSVLVLEQWSDEATFYLWKDAQYTPSAGSGSLDYADLTFPAGGAWTDPKQMIQDAHDQNVKVILWQIPVLKENFSSNPSTAPQQHLNDKAYAEAQDFLVKDGAGQPYRIPTGQWFGDSTVPDFTSTAATSWWMSKRQYLLDDLGVDGFKTDGSEALFGRDLQVADGRRGDEMHNAYPNEYTRAYNDYVQTKTNGDGTIFSRAGTSGGQSQSIFWAGDQASTFGAFQEAVRAGQSAGQSGVPFWAWDLAGFTGSFPSSELYLRSTSQAAFSPIMQYHSEKADPSPSEARTPWNVQARTGDTSVVSTFAKFANVRMNLVPYLYTEADDSATTGVPMMRAMSLAFPGDAAAAAYDQQYLFGSQLLVAPITTQGQTVKDVYLPAGEWYDFWNGGRAIGDGVKQYYAGTDSIPVYAKAGAVVPLNLNDAYQLGGTIGNDVDTYDNLTFRIYPAPSSTYDYFEDSANAHRAISVTADRTARTVSVSAPPLTTAATYQVSGTKPSGVSVAGSALSEVASVSALASASTGWFWDSVQQLTYVKVGASTSTRAIVLSSVDKAAYEAEFAAHTAVSTNTDHPGYTGVGFVDGFAESGDAVEFDVWAEANGTHQLRFRYGNGATASAVRSIRVDGTSVGTLTLPSTGSWDTWGTASIGATLTPGRHTVRIEYASGSAGGINLDNLVLAR, from the coding sequence ATGTCTGACGCTGCCCGCACGATGCGGCTGCACGCGACTCTCCGCACCGCGCTGCACGCGGCGCCGCGGCGCGCGATCGTGCTCGCCACCGGACTCGTGGCTGCCTTGGTCATCGCCCTGCTGACGGCCGCTCCGGCACACGCCAACACGCTCAACGGGGTGTGGCATGACCCGTACGGCGACGACGAGCTGTACGCCTCGCAGCCGACCGAGCGCTCCCCACGCGATCCGATGGCGGGTGAGAGCGTCACCGTCCGGGCGACGACCTGGCCGATCGCCTCGGGCCAGTCGGTCTGGGTCACGTGGAGCGTCAACGGCGTCGCGCAGACCCCGCGCGGCGCGAGCTACGACTACAACTCCGGCAACAACACCTACTGGAAGGTCGACCTCGGATCCTTCTCGCGCGGCGACGACGTGCAGTACACCGTCCACGCCGATGTGAACGGCGGCGGACAGCGCGACGTCGGACCCTTCACGTTCGCCACCACCTCATGGAGCACCGTGACCGACGTGACCGACGTGATCGACAACGGCACGTCGGTGGACATCGTCACGGGCGACAGTGCGGGCGACTTCACCCCCAAGGTACGCTTCGCCTTCCCCCGTCCCGACGGCTACGACGTGCAGATCGCCCCGACCGGCTCGGGACTGAGTCTCAGCGGACCTACCGGATACACAGTCACCGACGGCGCCTCGCAGGTGACGATCGCGACGAGCGAACTGGTGCTCAAGATCGACAAGAGCCCCTACCGACTCTCGGTCTACAAGGGCGACGGCACGACGCTCATCACCCGCCAGTACGATCCGGCGCAGTTCCGCAACATCGGCTGGGCCAGTGACGGCAGTTCGACCGTGACGAAGATCGAAGACCATTACCTGACGCCCGCCGGCGAGCGGTTCGAGGGCTTCGGAGAGCGTTACGACCGGCTCGATCACCGCGGCACCGACGTGCACAACTACGTGTACAACCAGTACCAGGACCAGGGTGCGACCCGGCGCACGTACTACTCGGTGCCCTTCTTCGCGAAATCCGCCGGCTACGGCGTGCACATCCCGAGCACCCGCTACGCGATCTTCAACCTGGCCACCCACCGTTCCGACATGGCCGGATTCACCGTCGACACGGGCGGCGCGTTGGACTCCACGCTCACGTACCAGTTCTTCGCGGGCGATCAGACCGCGATCCTCGACGACTACACCGCCGTGACCGGCCGCCCGCTGCTGCCCCCCAAGTGGGCGTTCGGCCTCTGGGCGTCGGCCAACGAATGGAACACGCAGGCCGAGGTCGACGCGTGGCTCGACCAGGTCGACACCTCCCGCATCCCGCACAGCGTGCTCGTCCTCGAGCAGTGGAGCGACGAGGCGACCTTCTACCTGTGGAAGGACGCGCAGTACACGCCGAGCGCGGGGAGCGGCTCTCTCGACTATGCCGACCTGACCTTCCCTGCCGGAGGCGCGTGGACCGATCCGAAGCAGATGATCCAGGATGCCCACGACCAGAACGTCAAGGTGATCCTGTGGCAGATCCCGGTGCTCAAGGAGAACTTCTCCTCGAACCCGTCGACCGCCCCGCAGCAGCATCTCAACGACAAGGCGTACGCCGAGGCGCAGGACTTCCTCGTGAAGGACGGAGCGGGCCAGCCCTACCGCATCCCGACCGGTCAGTGGTTCGGGGACAGCACCGTGCCGGACTTCACGAGCACCGCGGCGACGAGCTGGTGGATGAGCAAACGCCAGTACCTGCTCGACGATCTCGGCGTCGACGGTTTCAAGACCGACGGCAGCGAGGCGCTGTTCGGACGCGACCTACAGGTGGCCGATGGACGACGCGGCGACGAGATGCACAACGCGTACCCCAACGAGTACACGCGCGCCTACAACGACTACGTCCAGACGAAGACCAACGGCGACGGCACGATCTTCAGCCGCGCGGGCACCTCCGGCGGCCAGAGCCAGTCCATCTTCTGGGCCGGTGACCAGGCCTCGACGTTCGGCGCCTTCCAGGAGGCGGTCCGCGCGGGCCAGAGCGCCGGACAGTCGGGCGTGCCGTTCTGGGCGTGGGATCTGGCTGGCTTCACCGGTTCCTTCCCGAGTTCCGAGCTGTACCTTCGTTCGACCTCGCAGGCGGCGTTCTCGCCGATCATGCAGTATCACTCCGAGAAGGCCGACCCGAGCCCGTCCGAGGCGCGCACGCCGTGGAACGTGCAGGCACGCACCGGCGACACGAGCGTCGTGTCCACGTTCGCGAAGTTCGCGAACGTGCGGATGAACCTCGTGCCGTACCTCTACACGGAGGCGGATGACAGCGCCACGACCGGGGTACCGATGATGCGGGCGATGAGCCTCGCGTTCCCCGGTGACGCCGCGGCCGCCGCCTACGACCAGCAGTACCTCTTCGGTTCGCAGCTGCTCGTGGCCCCCATCACGACGCAGGGCCAGACCGTGAAGGATGTCTACCTGCCCGCGGGCGAGTGGTACGACTTCTGGAACGGCGGACGCGCGATCGGCGACGGCGTGAAGCAGTACTACGCCGGCACCGACAGCATCCCGGTGTACGCCAAGGCGGGGGCGGTCGTGCCGCTCAACCTCAACGACGCGTACCAGCTGGGCGGAACCATCGGCAACGACGTCGACACCTACGACAACCTCACGTTCCGCATCTACCCGGCCCCATCGAGCACGTACGACTACTTCGAGGACTCGGCGAACGCCCACCGCGCGATCTCGGTCACCGCCGACCGCACGGCACGCACCGTGTCGGTCTCGGCGCCGCCGCTGACCACCGCGGCGACCTATCAGGTGTCGGGGACGAAGCCGTCCGGCGTCAGCGTTGCCGGCTCCGCGCTCTCCGAGGTCGCCTCGGTCTCGGCCCTCGCGTCGGCGAGCACCGGGTGGTTCTGGGATTCGGTGCAGCAGCTGACCTACGTCAAGGTCGGCGCGAGCACCTCGACCCGCGCGATCGTCCTGAGCAGCGTCGACAAGGCAGCTTACGAGGCCGAGTTCGCGGCGCACACCGCCGTCAGCACCAACACCGATCACCCGGGCTACACCGGCGTCGGCTTCGTGGACGGATTCGCAGAGAGCGGCGACGCCGTGGAGTTCGACGTGTGGGCCGAGGCGAACGGGACGCACCAGCTGCGCTTCCGCTACGGCAACGGCGCGACGGCGTCGGCCGTGCGCAGCATCCGCGTCGACGGTACCTCCGTCGGCACGCTCACCCTGCCTTCGACCGGATCGTGGGACACCTGGGGCACCGCGTCGATCGGCGCGACCCTGACTCCCGGCCGGCACACCGTGCGCATCGAGTATGCGAGCGGCAGTGCGGGCGGCATCAACCTCGACAACCTCGTGCTCGCGCGCTGA
- a CDS encoding TIM-barrel domain-containing protein — protein MNTLTLRRRVASVAIAAVAAASLTAIGGWAHAEPAAAAPLGVQRAQFTSGSSYLVVEVLDDDLVHFELAGAGTAPGTTNPLFTTPQVAKTDYAGPNTYTRSGGTIETAGLRLEVDTSTLCVTSTDITRTPDLVLQTTCPVDLTQAWKGLNITKSSMENAYGLGQQFFTGASADGDWVGRVRSPGGTYGNAMVYDAENGPVGNTQIPVLFAVGDDNANYGLFVDQLYKQEWNLTGDPWTMRTWGDQVRWYLMSGPDLPDLRQDYMELTGTPPVPPKKAFGLWVSEFGYDDWSELDSTLAGLRAADFPVDGAMLDVQWFGGVTADSDDTRMGTLDWDTTKFPNPAAKIASLKADGVGIIPIEESYVGKNLPEHADMAADGYLVRAGCSTCAPAYLTGNPWWGKGGMIDWTQPAAGAAWHDEQRQHLVDEGVMGHWLDLGEPEMYDANDWTAGVLPGKHAHADYHNAYNLLWAQSIAGGYERNDETARPFLLSRAAAGGIQRFGAAMWSADIGSTMKALASQQNTQMHMSMSGIDYYGSDVGGFRREMLDADADELYTQWFADSAWFDTPLRPHTENLCNCLETTPDAIGDVASNRANVVRRYENAPYTYSLAHRANLYGEPVAPPLVYYYQNDDNVREMGHQKMLGRDLMVAIVAGSGERERDVYLPAGEWIDIHTNERIVSTGQWIADVPLWRNGVFTLPAYARAGAIIPQAFVDAETKDITGLRADAVVHDEQITTVYASDTASTFTLYEDDGASTAYESGAVRTTPISQSMSGGVATVTVGAASGTYAGAPSSRPTVVKLVTDGTQAASVTLGGSTLTEYANKAAFDAASSGWYNAGGSTVIAKAASSSVASDKTFAFTLGEEAVWATFACEFATTTFGQSVYVVGNIPQLGNWSPASAIKLTPSAYPTWTGVIGDLPPSSAIEWKCIKRQEAGNPNTADAWEPGGNNILNTPPYGSAGITTGAF, from the coding sequence ATGAACACCCTGACCCTGCGACGACGCGTCGCGAGCGTCGCGATCGCGGCAGTCGCCGCGGCATCGCTCACCGCCATCGGCGGATGGGCGCACGCCGAGCCCGCCGCCGCCGCGCCTCTGGGCGTGCAACGCGCCCAGTTCACCTCCGGCTCGAGCTACCTCGTCGTCGAGGTGCTGGACGACGACCTGGTGCACTTCGAGCTCGCCGGCGCCGGCACCGCGCCCGGCACGACGAATCCGCTGTTCACCACGCCACAGGTCGCGAAGACCGACTACGCGGGGCCGAATACCTACACCCGCAGTGGCGGGACGATCGAGACGGCGGGACTGCGGCTCGAGGTCGACACCTCGACGCTCTGCGTCACGTCGACGGATATCACGCGCACGCCCGACCTGGTGCTGCAGACGACGTGTCCGGTCGATCTCACCCAGGCCTGGAAGGGCCTGAACATCACCAAGTCGTCGATGGAGAACGCGTACGGCCTCGGCCAGCAGTTCTTCACCGGCGCGAGCGCCGACGGCGACTGGGTGGGGCGCGTCCGCTCCCCCGGCGGCACGTACGGCAACGCGATGGTCTACGACGCCGAGAACGGGCCCGTCGGCAACACGCAGATCCCGGTGCTGTTCGCGGTGGGCGACGACAACGCCAACTACGGACTGTTCGTCGACCAGCTCTACAAACAGGAATGGAACCTGACGGGCGACCCGTGGACCATGCGCACGTGGGGCGACCAGGTGCGCTGGTACCTCATGTCAGGGCCGGACCTGCCCGACCTGCGCCAGGACTACATGGAGCTGACCGGCACCCCGCCCGTGCCGCCCAAGAAGGCGTTCGGTCTGTGGGTGTCGGAGTTCGGGTACGACGACTGGTCCGAGTTGGACAGCACTCTCGCGGGGCTCCGGGCCGCGGACTTCCCCGTCGACGGGGCGATGCTCGACGTGCAGTGGTTCGGCGGGGTGACGGCCGACTCCGACGACACCCGCATGGGCACACTGGATTGGGACACGACGAAGTTCCCGAACCCCGCGGCCAAGATCGCCTCGCTCAAGGCCGACGGCGTCGGGATCATCCCGATCGAGGAGTCCTACGTGGGTAAGAACCTCCCCGAGCACGCCGACATGGCGGCGGACGGCTACCTCGTCCGGGCCGGATGCTCCACGTGCGCCCCGGCCTACCTCACCGGCAACCCGTGGTGGGGCAAGGGCGGCATGATCGACTGGACGCAGCCCGCGGCCGGCGCCGCGTGGCACGACGAGCAGCGCCAGCACCTCGTCGACGAAGGCGTCATGGGCCACTGGCTCGACCTCGGCGAACCCGAGATGTACGACGCGAACGACTGGACCGCAGGCGTCCTCCCCGGCAAGCACGCGCACGCCGACTACCACAACGCCTACAACCTGCTCTGGGCGCAGAGCATCGCCGGCGGGTACGAGCGCAACGATGAGACGGCCCGTCCGTTCCTGCTCTCGCGCGCGGCGGCCGGCGGCATCCAGCGCTTCGGTGCGGCGATGTGGTCGGCCGACATCGGCTCGACGATGAAGGCGCTCGCCTCGCAGCAGAACACGCAGATGCACATGTCGATGTCGGGCATCGATTACTACGGGTCGGATGTGGGCGGCTTCCGCCGCGAGATGCTCGACGCGGACGCCGACGAGCTGTACACGCAGTGGTTCGCCGACAGCGCCTGGTTCGACACGCCGTTGCGCCCGCACACCGAGAACCTCTGCAACTGCCTGGAGACGACCCCCGACGCGATCGGCGACGTCGCCAGCAACCGGGCCAACGTCGTGCGCCGCTACGAGAACGCCCCGTACACGTACTCACTCGCGCACCGCGCGAACCTCTACGGAGAACCCGTCGCGCCGCCGCTCGTGTACTACTACCAGAACGACGACAACGTCCGCGAGATGGGCCACCAGAAGATGCTCGGCCGCGATCTGATGGTCGCGATCGTGGCGGGCTCCGGTGAGCGCGAGCGCGACGTGTACCTTCCCGCGGGCGAATGGATCGACATCCATACGAACGAGCGGATCGTCAGCACCGGCCAATGGATCGCCGACGTGCCCCTCTGGCGCAACGGGGTCTTCACGCTGCCCGCCTACGCCCGTGCGGGCGCCATCATCCCGCAGGCGTTCGTCGACGCGGAGACGAAGGACATCACCGGTCTGCGCGCCGACGCCGTCGTCCACGACGAGCAGATCACCACGGTGTACGCGAGCGACACCGCGTCGACGTTCACACTGTACGAGGACGACGGCGCGAGCACCGCGTACGAGAGCGGCGCCGTGCGTACGACACCGATCAGCCAGTCGATGTCCGGAGGCGTCGCGACCGTCACGGTGGGTGCCGCATCGGGAACCTACGCGGGCGCGCCGTCGTCACGTCCGACGGTCGTCAAGCTCGTCACGGACGGCACGCAGGCCGCATCCGTCACGCTGGGCGGCAGCACGCTCACCGAGTACGCGAACAAAGCCGCGTTCGACGCCGCCAGCAGCGGCTGGTACAACGCGGGCGGCAGCACGGTGATCGCGAAGGCGGCGAGCAGCTCGGTCGCGTCGGACAAGACGTTCGCGTTCACGCTGGGCGAGGAAGCCGTGTGGGCGACGTTCGCGTGCGAGTTCGCGACGACGACCTTCGGCCAGTCGGTCTACGTGGTCGGCAACATCCCGCAGCTGGGCAACTGGTCGCCCGCGAGCGCGATCAAGCTCACCCCGAGCGCGTACCCCACCTGGACAGGCGTGATCGGCGACCTCCCGCCGTCGAGCGCGATCGAGTGGAAGTGCATCAAGCGTCAGGAAGCCGGCAATCCGAACACCGCGGATGCCTGGGAGCCCGGCGGCAACAACATCCTGAACACGCCACCGTACGGCTCGGCGGGTATCACGACCGGCGCGTTCTGA